In Paenibacillus segetis, a single genomic region encodes these proteins:
- a CDS encoding GNAT family N-acetyltransferase, with protein MRIRSFQLSDVNQVMELLQVALSEDCYEDTKRAFARQLSWDSELIMIAEVDDEIVGALIGTIDKKDLGCIYRIAIHPDYRRRGAGKSLVAAMEQRFQQRNVHRIMIAGDEHNKAVMPLYEAMGYGANKFLEAFQKLNIAAVHSLSGS; from the coding sequence ATGCGTATCCGTTCCTTTCAGTTGAGTGATGTTAATCAAGTGATGGAGCTTTTGCAGGTTGCCTTATCGGAAGATTGTTACGAAGACACTAAGCGGGCGTTTGCCAGACAACTGTCTTGGGATTCAGAGTTAATCATGATCGCGGAAGTGGATGATGAAATCGTTGGAGCTTTAATCGGTACCATCGATAAGAAGGATCTGGGTTGTATTTACCGGATTGCCATTCACCCTGATTACCGACGCCGTGGGGCTGGCAAGAGTCTAGTTGCTGCTATGGAACAACGGTTCCAACAGCGTAATGTTCACCGTATTATGATTGCGGGGGACGAGCACAACAAAGCGGTTATGCCGTTGTATGAAGCGATGGGATATGGAGCAAATAAGTTTCTAGAGGCGTTTCAGAAGCTTAACATAGCTGCTGTCCATTCGTTGTCGGGATCTTAA
- the lepB gene encoding signal peptidase I, whose protein sequence is MEPVIPDEKAIKPPHKIWILELWDMCKMAVIAIAIMLLLNIFVFNLSLVKGQSMEPTLENSERLFVDKLVYHFASPKSGDVVVLKDPSTGPDRKTFLVKRVIAKPGDTVEVREHELFVNGQPKSEPYTDVIIEDSDFKPLTLGKDEYFVMGDNRHAGRSKDSRYFGSVKKSQIVGRAEFVFWPISKIRSL, encoded by the coding sequence ATGGAACCTGTTATTCCTGACGAAAAGGCCATTAAGCCGCCCCATAAGATTTGGATTTTGGAATTATGGGATATGTGTAAAATGGCTGTGATAGCTATCGCGATCATGTTGCTGTTAAATATATTTGTGTTTAATTTGTCCTTGGTAAAAGGGCAGTCAATGGAACCTACCTTGGAGAATAGTGAGCGGTTATTTGTAGATAAACTGGTGTATCATTTCGCCTCACCAAAGAGTGGTGATGTTGTAGTACTTAAAGACCCTAGTACGGGGCCTGATCGAAAAACGTTTCTGGTTAAACGAGTTATAGCAAAGCCTGGGGATACGGTAGAGGTTCGCGAACATGAGTTGTTTGTTAATGGTCAACCTAAGAGTGAGCCTTATACAGATGTCATAATTGAGGATAGCGACTTTAAGCCGCTGACCCTTGGGAAGGACGAGTATTTCGTCATGGGTGATAATCGTCATGCTGGACGGAGTAAAGACAGCCGTTATTTCGGAAGTGTGAAGAAAAGTCAGATTGTGGGACGGGCTGAGTTTGTGTTTTGGCCTATCTCTAAAATACGTAGTCTGTAG
- a CDS encoding HD-GYP domain-containing protein, which yields MRFMSVEDIEQGQYLGKTVYSSNGTVLLSSGVQLTVYMINTLKRIGVTMLYIKDTDFEDIEIEEVLSESTKGQVLQEMNQLQEAVRSGKEWSTKKVFGSVDALLNDLMNHKEVLLQLTEIRTTDNAQYVHAINVCLLSSMIGLNMGLNFSQLKDLAVGALLHDIGKSVPLPEDANEDDMKNHHTWRGFEILKHKREFNLLIAHTALQHHECLNGSGLPRGLTKDEIHLFPKIVAVANLYDNLIGGGGETGRGMLPHEACEHLMASSEQELDHEVLVEFTRIVSVYPNGTGVRLSTKENGVVVRQHRGLPGRPVIRIIRGTGEELDVKEVDLAIETTVFIEAVLA from the coding sequence ATGAGATTCATGAGCGTTGAGGACATTGAACAAGGACAGTATTTGGGGAAAACAGTATATTCCTCTAATGGTACGGTCTTATTATCTTCGGGAGTACAGCTTACGGTGTATATGATCAACACCTTGAAGCGAATCGGTGTGACGATGCTGTATATCAAGGACACAGACTTCGAGGATATTGAGATCGAAGAAGTATTAAGTGAATCAACAAAGGGACAAGTACTTCAGGAAATGAACCAATTACAGGAGGCTGTTCGATCGGGGAAGGAATGGAGCACCAAGAAAGTTTTTGGAAGCGTTGATGCCTTATTGAATGATTTGATGAATCATAAGGAAGTGCTTCTACAGCTAACAGAGATAAGAACAACGGACAATGCGCAATATGTTCATGCAATCAATGTTTGTTTGCTGTCATCGATGATCGGACTGAATATGGGGCTGAATTTCTCCCAATTAAAAGACTTGGCGGTTGGTGCACTACTGCATGATATAGGTAAGTCAGTCCCACTGCCTGAAGACGCTAATGAAGATGATATGAAAAATCATCATACCTGGCGGGGATTCGAAATTTTGAAGCATAAGCGGGAATTTAATCTATTGATCGCACATACAGCACTTCAACATCATGAATGTCTAAATGGGAGCGGACTACCACGAGGACTTACCAAAGATGAAATTCATTTATTCCCTAAGATTGTAGCAGTCGCTAATCTTTATGATAATCTCATTGGCGGGGGAGGAGAAACAGGACGTGGAATGCTACCACATGAGGCGTGCGAACATTTGATGGCTTCCTCGGAACAAGAGCTTGATCATGAGGTACTCGTGGAGTTCACAAGAATCGTTTCTGTTTATCCTAATGGTACAGGTGTAAGGCTGTCGACCAAAGAGAACGGTGTCGTCGTTCGCCAGCATCGTGGACTCCCTGGACGTCCTGTAATCCGTATTATTCGTGGTACAGGTGAAGAATTGGATGTAAAAGAAGTAGATTTAGCTATTGAGACAACGGTATTTATTGAGGCTGTTTTGGCTTAA
- a CDS encoding YneF family protein, giving the protein MDYVIPIITLIVGLVGGFFIGVFYLRKQLTKMQSDPQMLQKMAKQMGYNLNGKQMQRAQQMMKNQPSTAPGASGARRKKK; this is encoded by the coding sequence ATGGATTATGTAATTCCTATTATTACTCTAATTGTTGGTTTGGTTGGTGGTTTTTTCATCGGTGTCTTCTATTTACGTAAACAGTTAACGAAGATGCAAAGTGATCCACAAATGCTTCAGAAGATGGCTAAACAAATGGGTTACAATTTGAATGGCAAACAGATGCAGCGTGCACAACAAATGATGAAGAATCAACCTTCAACAGCTCCAGGAGCATCAGGAGCACGTCGTAAGAAAAAATAG
- the folE gene encoding GTP cyclohydrolase I FolE, producing the protein MAGLKDYINNHVGENREQIEHHVREILKLIGEDVEREGLLETPARVTRMYEEIFGGYEVDPREVLGVTFEENHQELVIVKDIVYYSQCEHHMAPFFGKAHIGYIPSGRIAGLSKLARLVEVVTRRLQVQERITSQLADIMEEVLDPAGVMVVVEGEHLCMCARGVKKPGSKTITSAVRGSFRKDAASRAEFMSLIKE; encoded by the coding sequence ATGGCAGGACTCAAAGATTACATTAACAACCATGTTGGTGAGAATAGGGAGCAGATCGAACATCACGTTCGCGAAATTCTGAAGTTGATTGGCGAAGATGTCGAACGGGAAGGTTTGCTTGAAACCCCGGCCCGGGTTACCCGGATGTATGAAGAAATATTCGGTGGTTATGAGGTTGATCCCCGTGAGGTACTTGGGGTCACCTTCGAAGAGAATCATCAAGAGCTCGTTATTGTAAAAGACATTGTCTACTATAGCCAATGCGAGCACCATATGGCGCCTTTCTTCGGCAAAGCGCATATCGGATATATACCGAGTGGAAGAATTGCTGGACTCAGCAAACTAGCTAGATTGGTCGAAGTAGTCACCCGCCGTTTGCAGGTGCAAGAGCGTATCACTTCACAACTTGCTGATATCATGGAAGAAGTATTGGATCCTGCAGGTGTTATGGTCGTCGTGGAAGGTGAACATTTATGCATGTGTGCCCGGGGCGTTAAGAAGCCAGGGAGTAAGACGATCACTTCAGCAGTACGCGGAAGTTTCCGTAAAGATGCCGCTTCGCGAGCGGAATTTATGTCGTTAATCAAAGAGTAA
- a CDS encoding Fe-Mn family superoxide dismutase, with the protein MLFVYGPYLPVRILEEIRFWKGQEKEHTEVIKAIVPNLEMCYVKLLDDWEKVFAATEHAAHTLLQYGLSGEQAACNPWLIQQTEQLIKTSCRQSHEFIRQLYCMMEQSAAVRSVPLANTVLLHIIRESEYFICVLETLNRPGELGRNVTGVPPILDPHNLALNEHPQIDQNVELDIVEAVEVRKDTNSEETDPDPDPNRPVPIGGHTLPPLPYPYNALEPYIDEKTMRIHHDKHHKVYVDDLNKAEKKLQEARKSGNFDLVKHWERELAFNGAGHYLHTIFWDTMSPKGGGKPEGELLEQIKRDFGSYEAFHDQFSKAAEKVEGGGWAVLVWSPRSHRLEILTAEKHQNLSQWDIVPLLPLDVWEHAYYLKHQNERPKYITDWWNVVYWPEVAKRYDEAKKLIWEPF; encoded by the coding sequence ATGCTATTTGTTTACGGGCCTTATTTACCTGTCCGCATTTTAGAAGAGATCCGTTTCTGGAAAGGACAAGAAAAAGAGCATACCGAGGTCATTAAAGCAATTGTTCCTAATCTTGAGATGTGTTACGTAAAACTTCTAGATGATTGGGAGAAAGTATTTGCAGCTACAGAGCATGCCGCTCATACCTTATTGCAATATGGATTGTCTGGAGAACAAGCGGCTTGTAATCCATGGTTAATCCAACAGACTGAACAGCTTATTAAAACATCTTGTCGGCAATCTCATGAATTCATAAGACAACTGTATTGCATGATGGAGCAAAGTGCCGCTGTTAGAAGTGTTCCACTGGCTAATACAGTACTGTTGCATATTATCCGCGAATCAGAGTATTTCATTTGCGTACTCGAAACGCTCAATCGTCCAGGAGAACTTGGTCGCAACGTGACCGGTGTTCCTCCGATTCTCGACCCTCATAATCTTGCCTTGAATGAACATCCTCAGATTGATCAAAATGTCGAATTGGACATTGTTGAAGCAGTTGAAGTACGCAAAGATACAAACTCAGAAGAAACTGATCCTGACCCTGATCCTAATCGGCCCGTACCCATTGGCGGACACACCCTTCCCCCACTTCCTTATCCCTACAATGCACTGGAACCTTATATTGACGAAAAAACGATGCGTATTCACCATGACAAACACCACAAAGTCTATGTTGATGATTTAAACAAAGCCGAGAAAAAGCTTCAGGAAGCTCGTAAATCGGGTAATTTCGATCTCGTGAAACATTGGGAGCGTGAACTAGCATTTAACGGAGCAGGACATTATCTGCATACGATCTTTTGGGATACGATGAGTCCTAAGGGAGGCGGTAAGCCGGAAGGTGAGTTACTAGAACAAATCAAACGGGATTTTGGTAGCTATGAAGCTTTCCATGATCAGTTCTCGAAAGCTGCTGAAAAGGTTGAAGGCGGGGGATGGGCTGTTCTCGTTTGGAGTCCACGCAGTCATCGCTTAGAAATACTGACGGCGGAGAAACATCAAAACCTCTCTCAGTGGGACATTGTCCCCCTACTTCCTTTGGATGTATGGGAACACGCTTATTACCTGAAACATCAGAATGAACGACCAAAATATATTACTGACTGGTGGAACGTCGTTTATTGGCCTGAGGTAGCAAAACGTTACGACGAAGCCAAGAAATTAATATGGGAACCGTTCTGA
- a CDS encoding alpha/beta hydrolase encodes MNQTTQTRLPLHSDLNDTGLTTRHFSIKHIIVAFLLSVLFFFIFCFVSLHGYIAWVLSNPTVAPLYSNPMLSKNLEYVDVTFPAADGSRLMQGWYIPAEESKKTIIFSHGYGANREETWVPMYDLAHFAHRLNFNVLMFDYGFAAQNSKEVATGGKKEAEQLLGAIKLSKQLGAEELVVWGFSMGAGTALQAALTSQDIDGMILDSTFLLEPDTMYHNIRQHIDLPRHPSLEIIGMLLPALNGTSLRQIPYPEVKSKDYPFPTLFIHGTEDEKAPYPIAEQLAANQTNSNSGVWIVDGSHHEMIFREHPKEYLRKVSNFLSNIGLSEQNNNNLGLN; translated from the coding sequence ATGAATCAGACAACCCAGACCCGTCTCCCCCTACATTCCGATTTAAATGATACCGGACTTACAACGCGGCATTTTAGCATCAAACATATCATTGTCGCATTCCTACTATCCGTCCTGTTCTTTTTCATATTTTGCTTTGTTTCCTTACACGGCTACATTGCCTGGGTGCTCTCTAATCCTACTGTAGCTCCGCTATACTCGAATCCAATGCTATCCAAGAATTTAGAATATGTAGATGTTACGTTCCCCGCGGCAGACGGTAGTAGACTCATGCAGGGCTGGTATATTCCGGCGGAGGAATCAAAGAAGACGATCATATTCAGTCATGGATACGGTGCAAATCGTGAAGAAACCTGGGTACCTATGTATGATTTGGCTCACTTCGCACATCGTTTGAACTTTAACGTACTCATGTTCGACTACGGATTCGCCGCTCAGAACAGTAAAGAAGTAGCTACAGGTGGTAAAAAAGAAGCCGAACAACTCCTCGGTGCCATCAAACTATCTAAACAACTTGGAGCAGAGGAACTCGTCGTTTGGGGCTTCTCTATGGGCGCCGGAACGGCACTACAAGCCGCTTTAACCAGTCAGGATATCGATGGGATGATTCTCGATAGCACCTTCTTGCTAGAGCCAGATACGATGTATCACAACATTCGTCAACATATTGATCTACCACGTCACCCTTCACTGGAAATCATCGGAATGCTGCTACCAGCACTGAATGGCACCAGCCTGCGCCAAATTCCATATCCAGAAGTCAAATCCAAGGATTATCCTTTCCCGACACTATTTATACATGGAACCGAAGATGAGAAAGCACCTTATCCAATCGCAGAGCAACTGGCTGCCAATCAGACTAACTCCAATTCTGGGGTATGGATTGTGGATGGATCCCATCACGAAATGATATTCCGAGAACATCCGAAAGAGTATTTGCGTAAAGTATCTAACTTCCTAAGTAACATCGGTTTATCTGAGCAGAATAACAATAATCTAGGGCTCAATTAA
- a CDS encoding IclR family transcriptional regulator: protein MEDRKLTVRAVERALDILMCFTKGSDLGLTEIAGRIGLHKSTVHRLLTTLEEKGFVIRDASTEKYSLGLKVWELSAHLSQNDDPAILLLPQMERLRDRLGETVSLYLRDGIDRLRIGAVQSNQAIRRVAVVGARLPLYVGASSKVLVAYADEAVLKAVLDDPEWPPSIDREVYVSQLQEIRKLGYATSYEEREPGAAAVSAPIFDRRGNIAAALSLSGPVSRLSPQTLIEFSPVLIEAAREMGMMIHS from the coding sequence ATGGAAGACCGGAAATTAACGGTTCGCGCTGTTGAGCGGGCGCTTGATATATTGATGTGTTTTACCAAGGGGAGCGACCTTGGGCTGACAGAAATTGCAGGGAGAATTGGGTTACACAAAAGTACGGTGCATAGGCTTCTGACTACACTTGAGGAGAAAGGTTTTGTTATTCGTGACGCGTCGACGGAGAAATATTCTCTTGGATTGAAGGTATGGGAATTGTCGGCGCATTTATCACAAAATGATGATCCCGCTATACTGTTGCTTCCACAGATGGAGCGGCTACGGGACCGCTTAGGTGAGACGGTTAGTTTATACTTACGAGATGGTATTGATCGGTTAAGAATTGGGGCCGTACAGAGTAATCAGGCCATCCGACGGGTCGCTGTTGTTGGTGCGAGATTACCGTTATATGTGGGAGCCTCAAGTAAGGTACTTGTTGCTTATGCCGATGAAGCAGTGTTGAAAGCAGTACTGGACGACCCTGAATGGCCACCCTCAATCGACCGTGAGGTATATGTGTCCCAACTGCAGGAAATACGTAAACTAGGTTATGCGACAAGCTATGAGGAACGGGAGCCTGGAGCGGCAGCTGTCTCCGCACCGATCTTTGATCGAAGAGGAAACATCGCAGCGGCTCTATCTCTATCAGGTCCTGTAAGTCGGCTGTCACCACAGACGCTGATAGAATTTAGTCCAGTGCTGATCGAAGCGGCGCGGGAGATGGGTATGATGATACATTCCTAA
- a CDS encoding alpha/beta fold hydrolase, with protein MSKNKKLHLVATTAMALSLTLPAISAFADPAQSGTAIAPVREVAAKLGANVTWDQSKQSVTITKDNHVLVLQVGDSKALIDGQSINLSKPVRLVQGHVLIEEDVIANALSVKVSTDTADLFLELLKSGDGAKAAEYVSPTMSAAIPSALLDQLWRSCEAQFGKATEQVAKSESSNAIHRNVTYTFKSTIPFDLTLRLNPSGQIDDLYLGVASASLYQKPSYDNAASYTEQEIVVGEGALALPGTLTMPVGKGPFPAVVLVHGSGTNNRDEAIGGAKPFRDIAAGLASQGIAVLRYDKVTYEHTFAVASNPKFTLKNETVDDAILAVKLLKETANIDASRIFVAGHSQGGLAMPLILDADKNGDIAGSILLAGPSDTFINTMEDQQAEFISRLKELGQDTTPMIQNATLLKSMADMLNDPQYSLDNLPANFPSQPAYWWFEQRGYKPSDLAKKQTGHMLVLQGENDVQVTMRQYEGWKTALKDRKDVEFKSYPKVNHLLAEYDGISVAAEYNAPSNVSKSIIDDIAAWIQKIK; from the coding sequence ATGTCAAAGAATAAAAAATTACATTTAGTCGCAACTACTGCAATGGCACTTTCACTTACCTTACCTGCTATTTCAGCCTTCGCTGACCCAGCGCAAAGTGGAACTGCAATAGCGCCTGTTCGGGAAGTGGCCGCCAAGCTTGGAGCCAATGTTACTTGGGATCAAAGCAAACAAAGTGTTACCATCACGAAGGATAATCATGTTCTCGTGCTTCAAGTCGGCGACAGCAAAGCATTAATTGACGGGCAGTCCATTAACCTGAGTAAGCCAGTACGGCTCGTCCAAGGTCATGTTCTAATTGAAGAAGACGTTATTGCTAATGCATTATCAGTTAAAGTAAGCACCGATACAGCAGACCTTTTTCTTGAACTATTAAAATCAGGTGATGGAGCCAAAGCTGCAGAGTATGTTAGTCCAACCATGTCTGCCGCTATCCCTTCAGCTTTACTGGATCAATTATGGAGAAGCTGTGAGGCCCAGTTCGGTAAGGCTACAGAACAGGTTGCTAAGAGCGAGAGCAGCAACGCTATTCATCGAAATGTTACCTATACTTTCAAAAGCACCATCCCGTTTGACCTAACGTTACGGTTAAATCCTTCGGGCCAAATTGACGACCTGTACCTTGGTGTAGCCTCAGCTTCACTTTATCAAAAACCATCCTATGATAACGCCGCTTCATATACAGAACAGGAGATAGTCGTAGGTGAGGGGGCCCTCGCATTGCCTGGAACACTCACTATGCCTGTTGGCAAAGGTCCTTTCCCGGCGGTTGTGTTAGTTCATGGATCAGGAACGAATAACCGCGATGAAGCCATCGGCGGAGCCAAGCCATTTCGCGACATTGCGGCGGGACTCGCATCTCAAGGTATTGCCGTACTGCGTTATGATAAAGTAACCTATGAGCACACCTTTGCTGTAGCATCAAATCCCAAATTCACATTGAAGAATGAAACGGTAGATGATGCCATTTTGGCTGTGAAATTGCTCAAAGAAACTGCCAACATTGATGCTTCACGCATCTTTGTAGCTGGACATAGTCAGGGTGGCCTTGCTATGCCTCTAATATTAGATGCTGACAAGAATGGTGATATAGCCGGCAGCATTCTCTTAGCCGGACCTAGTGACACATTCATTAATACCATGGAAGATCAGCAAGCAGAGTTTATTTCTCGCCTCAAAGAGTTGGGTCAAGATACGACGCCTATGATTCAAAATGCCACGCTACTTAAATCCATGGCAGACATGTTAAATGATCCGCAATATTCATTGGATAACTTACCAGCCAATTTCCCGTCACAACCTGCCTATTGGTGGTTTGAACAAAGAGGTTATAAACCATCTGACCTAGCCAAGAAACAAACCGGCCATATGCTAGTCTTACAGGGAGAGAACGACGTCCAAGTAACAATGAGACAATACGAAGGCTGGAAAACGGCGCTTAAGGACCGGAAAGACGTCGAATTTAAATCGTATCCAAAAGTAAATCACCTACTGGCAGAATACGATGGTATCTCCGTTGCCGCAGAATATAACGCACCCTCCAATGTTTCTAAATCTATTATTGACGACATCGCCGCTTGGATTCAAAAGATAAAATAA
- a CDS encoding DUF1648 domain-containing protein translates to MQIVSAFILILLFAPISIMLAFMPYLTRETVSFGVSVSEEHYRSDLLRGMRKTFASISCIIYGILFIIGLIGLLNTTGELGQGITLGVCIIGMILVSTILNLIFYFKMKQLKPSLPPGPTNKTFIAVDTNFRRQKLAVSNKWFLIHFAITVICAIFVFANYDRIPDTIAMKFDFQGNVVRTAAKSMWTVLFPSIMQLIMILMFLLINRSISSSKQQVHAANPEQSVRQNIIFRRRWSMFTLISSFAMIILFTLIQFNMMYPQSIEIIMFVSVLIPIFIVLFALVLSITTGQGGSRIGRSKVGSPIQPVNDDAYWKLGVVYFNPQDPAIWVEKRSGIGWTVNFANPKGWLMLIGIIVIIVAVSFYKG, encoded by the coding sequence ATGCAAATAGTATCTGCCTTTATCTTAATCCTGCTATTTGCCCCGATTTCCATCATGCTCGCTTTCATGCCTTATTTAACGAGAGAAACGGTCAGTTTCGGGGTTTCTGTTAGTGAAGAGCACTATCGTAGTGATCTTCTTCGCGGGATGCGTAAGACCTTCGCCTCCATTAGCTGTATCATCTACGGCATTTTGTTCATCATTGGCTTAATCGGATTATTGAACACCACAGGAGAACTAGGTCAAGGCATAACGCTTGGTGTGTGCATAATTGGTATGATATTGGTATCTACGATCCTAAATCTCATCTTTTATTTCAAAATGAAGCAACTCAAACCGTCTCTTCCCCCAGGCCCCACGAATAAAACGTTCATTGCTGTAGATACCAACTTTCGCAGGCAGAAGCTCGCTGTATCTAATAAATGGTTTCTCATTCATTTCGCTATAACTGTAATCTGTGCGATCTTCGTCTTTGCTAATTACGACCGAATCCCAGATACGATCGCAATGAAATTTGACTTTCAAGGTAATGTTGTACGCACCGCTGCCAAGTCCATGTGGACTGTTCTGTTTCCAAGTATCATGCAATTAATCATGATCTTAATGTTCCTGTTGATAAACCGCAGTATTTCTAGCAGCAAACAACAAGTCCACGCTGCAAATCCAGAACAATCCGTTAGACAAAACATCATTTTTCGTCGCAGATGGTCCATGTTCACATTGATCTCCTCGTTTGCAATGATCATCCTGTTCACCTTGATTCAGTTTAATATGATGTATCCACAAAGTATAGAGATCATCATGTTCGTTAGTGTTCTTATTCCTATCTTCATTGTCCTATTCGCTCTAGTTCTCTCGATTACTACCGGGCAGGGCGGAAGCCGAATTGGTCGTTCAAAGGTTGGTTCGCCTATACAACCCGTGAACGATGATGCCTATTGGAAGCTCGGTGTTGTATATTTTAACCCCCAAGACCCAGCCATTTGGGTTGAGAAAAGATCAGGAATTGGCTGGACTGTTAACTTCGCAAACCCTAAGGGCTGGCTCATGTTAATTGGAATTATCGTCATCATTGTTGCAGTCTCCTTTTATAAAGGTTAA
- a CDS encoding GntR family transcriptional regulator, with amino-acid sequence MIIELDMQSEVPIYTQLVNQIIEGIASGRLQLGEPLPSVRSLAADIGVNLHTVNKAYTLLKQDGFIQVHRQKGVVIQPDGMPPVTTEYSDKQYRELKPIVAEAICRGMSKEELLRVVEHIHKEITHDRKEDS; translated from the coding sequence TTGATTATTGAACTTGATATGCAATCAGAGGTTCCAATATACACACAACTAGTGAATCAAATTATTGAAGGGATTGCCAGCGGACGATTACAACTTGGCGAACCACTCCCTTCCGTTCGTAGTCTCGCTGCCGACATCGGTGTTAATCTTCATACAGTTAACAAGGCATACACCTTACTCAAACAGGATGGATTTATTCAGGTTCACCGTCAGAAAGGTGTCGTCATCCAACCCGATGGTATGCCGCCGGTAACAACTGAATACTCTGACAAACAGTACAGAGAGCTCAAGCCCATCGTCGCTGAAGCGATTTGCCGAGGAATGAGCAAGGAAGAGCTCCTTCGGGTTGTGGAGCATATACACAAAGAAATAACACACGACAGAAAGGAAGATTCATAA
- a CDS encoding ABC transporter substrate-binding protein, giving the protein MSKLNSFLRKPFLVGPLLILLLVFVAGCSGSKDTPDQNKGANPGTDADQLVNGGTFTYGRPASVNSFDLHNQITSNNAFAIDKVFEPLITFNSDGEIIDWLAKSHSISEDGLTYTFVLRDGLKFSNGTEVTAKDAVFSIQRHLDVGGPLAIAAQVASLKDQDDKTFVITLKEPYTPFISELTNFSNGIIPDNFGGVSEEEFFKNPIGTGPFVVEKWDPAGDLTFSKNSNYWQEGKPYIDKLVYKLIEDDSQAINQLKAGEVDAIESLALENANEIKQGADTTVVTNGSWVTEQLFFNTLDEHFSDIHVRRALALALDREGLTNALTFGYAQVANSLLPPAIPYNTNDTIKALNYDVNAAKEELAKSAFPSGFSTKLLIASGNSTRAQEAQIIQAAGKSIGINIEIESIELASFRERFFAYDFSAMLNSGQADSPEANSILAFQTDPNGFSKSYWTHYTNDEVTKLLNEGQKTLDGTERGDVYANLQQILADEVPYIPLYYPDILKGVRSSVEGLVVLPNGSLRFEDVHLK; this is encoded by the coding sequence ATGTCAAAATTAAATTCATTTCTAAGAAAACCGTTCTTGGTGGGGCCGTTATTGATTCTTTTATTAGTTTTTGTAGCAGGATGTTCTGGATCTAAAGATACTCCAGATCAAAATAAAGGTGCTAATCCAGGTACCGATGCAGATCAACTTGTTAATGGGGGGACTTTTACGTATGGGCGTCCCGCTTCTGTAAACTCGTTTGATCTACATAATCAGATTACCTCAAACAATGCTTTTGCCATTGATAAAGTATTTGAACCGCTAATCACATTTAACAGTGATGGAGAGATTATTGATTGGCTTGCAAAGTCACACAGTATTAGTGAAGATGGTTTAACTTATACATTTGTTTTACGCGATGGTTTGAAGTTTTCAAATGGAACGGAGGTTACTGCTAAAGATGCGGTTTTCTCGATTCAGCGGCATTTAGATGTTGGCGGCCCTCTAGCCATTGCGGCTCAGGTTGCTTCGCTTAAGGATCAAGATGACAAGACCTTTGTGATTACACTTAAAGAACCGTACACTCCATTCATTTCAGAGCTCACGAATTTCTCTAATGGCATAATCCCAGATAATTTTGGCGGTGTCTCTGAGGAAGAATTTTTCAAGAACCCTATTGGCACGGGCCCTTTCGTTGTTGAAAAATGGGATCCCGCTGGTGATCTTACGTTCAGCAAAAATTCAAACTATTGGCAGGAAGGTAAGCCATATATCGACAAGCTTGTCTACAAGCTTATTGAAGATGACAGCCAAGCTATCAATCAGCTTAAGGCTGGCGAGGTAGATGCGATTGAGTCATTGGCTCTTGAGAATGCTAACGAAATAAAACAAGGCGCTGACACTACAGTGGTGACCAATGGTAGCTGGGTAACAGAGCAGTTGTTCTTCAATACGCTGGATGAGCATTTTTCTGATATACACGTTCGCCGTGCGTTGGCACTAGCACTTGATCGTGAAGGATTGACCAACGCACTTACCTTTGGCTATGCACAAGTAGCAAATTCGCTGTTGCCACCAGCCATTCCTTATAATACAAATGATACGATTAAAGCATTGAACTATGATGTGAATGCGGCTAAAGAAGAGCTTGCCAAATCTGCGTTTCCTAGTGGTTTCTCCACTAAATTACTGATTGCATCTGGAAACAGCACAAGAGCTCAAGAGGCACAGATCATTCAAGCGGCTGGTAAAAGTATCGGCATAAATATTGAGATTGAATCTATTGAACTAGCTTCTTTCCGTGAGCGTTTCTTCGCTTATGATTTCTCTGCAATGCTCAACAGTGGGCAGGCTGATTCTCCAGAAGCGAATTCGATTCTAGCATTCCAGACAGATCCAAATGGCTTTAGCAAGTCGTACTGGACTCATTATACGAACGATGAAGTTACCAAACTTCTGAACGAGGGCCAAAAAACGCTTGATGGGACAGAGCGCGGAGATGTATATGCCAATCTTCAACAAATCCTTGCTGATGAAGTACCCTATATCCCTCTTTATTACCCTGATATTTTGAAAGGTGTTCGTTCATCTGTTGAAGGTTTAGTTGTACTTCCTAACGGTAGCCTTCGCTTTGAAGATGTTCATCTAAAATGA